The stretch of DNA ACCAACGAAAAACGTCCATGGTGTACTTGCGGAACGTGATCCAAGTTATGACGAGATGCTCAAGCACATGGTTGGGAGAATCACTACTAAGCCTGGAGGAAAACCAGAAATGGGTGAAGTAAGTCCACTAGAACTAAGGAATGCTTCCCCTGAATCATTGAAGTTATGGCAATATATTATGCCTTGGCCTACAAACTTTGAATTGAACAACACCATGCTTGAATGAAAAAAAAGTAGTACTGTCTTTGGTTATCGACTTACACAGAATGCCCACTGCAAATGAAACTAACACAGATCCAATGTGGCAGGCTTCTGTTGTACAGCAGTACAACAGACCGCTCCCAAAGGTCAGAACATCAAAGGCTGAACCTGGGCAAAGTGGGGGTAGGCAGCTACCATCAGGTGCCCTGAACGTCCAGCACATCCAGGAGATAATCCAACTGTACCAAGGAAAGTCTACTAACCACCAGGGTCCAATGAGTGTAGACGACATCGCCTTGAGGTTCAGAGTCGAAGCCTCAGTCGTCCAAAACATTGTGCAGTTCGTTTCGCTGCCCCAGGACGAGACCGTCAAGAAGAAAGAGGACCACTGAGGGTCCGTCCATGTGGTCTTGCAGCTAACTCTGAGCCTTGTTGTTCTTGTTCCCAAGCTCATAGAGAACTGCTTGAATGCCATTTTGTAGTGTTGTTTTTTAGCTTtctcctgctcctgctgctgagaCTGAGATGATGAGGTGGTGGAAATTGAGAAAACATGTCTCCTTACCTGAATAAAGATGAcagcgttttttttttttgcctgatGGGCTTGTCATGCTTACAATGAATACGGACATTTGTTCTCTGTTGGGTCTTGTGAAAGCATCACGAACTGTGAGAACAGTTTCTTTTTGTTAACAGTCAAAGGCAAAAGAGATGTGAGGATGAACTAATGCTATCTTTAGATCTTTTTTCTTTGTGAGACGGTGCTTGTAGTAGCTTTTTTTTTTCGCGAACAGGGCTGCCCCCCGTGTTTCATTAAGACGAAAGGAGTTTGAAATTACAAAGCTGTTAGGTCCGCTACCTTCACTCGTTTGCGAGCGGCAAGCGAACAAAATAGCGGAACTAACAACCTAGAGAAACAGAAAAGTACTATACGGCGCTTATTTGCGCGACACCGGCGTTATCAGAGAACGCCCAGACAGTAGCTAAGGGGATGAAGCCGGCCTCGATCCAAAGACTTCCTTCATCGTGGATGCGCTTTGCAATGGTCGCCACCGTGGACACTTCATTTCGGAAGATCCTCGCGTTCCGTTCTTTCCAAACTTCCCATGAGACAAGCAGGACCAAGGCGTCAAAACCTTGCCTCTTTTCCGAATCCAGCAACAACCTCTGCTGCAGCCACCACGCAGCGACATCTCCATCACCCAGGGTATCCATAAGCTGGTGAAGGCCAACTGGTACTAGGACCCTAAACCAAACCTCCCTGGTGACCACACATCCCGCCAACAGATGTGAGACTGTTTCGGATGCCTGGCTGCAGAGGGCGCAGCCATCATCGTCTTGCAGACCGTGGCGCTTGCGGCGATCACTCGTCCAAAGCCTGTTGTGCAAACCCAACCAGAAGAAGAACTTCACCTTAGGTGGTGCCCTAACACGCCAAAGCTCTTTAGCGCCATACAGCTCCGTCGAGCCCGCGAAGAAAGCTCGGTAAGTGGATGACACTGAGAACTTTCCATCCGGCGACCACTTCCAGACGAAACAGTCCGCTTGTAGGGTGTCCAGAACGATGTCGCAGGCAAGCGCCCAAATTCTGAGGAAGTCACACAGCACTTGCACTGTTGTTGCACCAGAGATATCCCTAACCCATCTTCTGTTGAGAACAGCCTCACTGACCGTGCGCCCTCTACCATCCCTTGAGGTTGCCTGAAAAAGCGCCGGAGCAAGGCAGCGTAGGGGGCCATTCGGAAGCCAACGGTCGTTCCAAAAGCTCGCGGATTTGCCGTCCCCCAGCCGTACCGAGCAGGAGGCATGGAACATGGCAACTGCAATCGGCTCGCGTTTAGTGGGCAGCCGAACCCGTCCCCTGTCCGGCTCAGCTCGCTGCAACCACTCCCACCGGAGCCGTAAAGCAAAGCCAAATAGCCGGAGATCAGTTATTCCCAAACCACCATAGATGGTCGGAGAGCACACCGTTCGCCAAGCGAGTTTGCACTTACCGCCTCCCGCCGTTTCTTTACCGGTCCACAGAAACGCTGTAACACTCTAGTGTTAAGCGAATTAAaacatgacatgtcatcatgagcattgcatagtttagtgttaagtaaaccctgatgcattaacctaaaataagtttattttggatgaatgtgtttagggatttaaagtgtgtttattttatgtgtggatgcttgttttggagtttaaaaaccctgggtgaaagtttttccgaaagatttaaggggggaaaccctaatttcaaaaaccctagatttgtccccttttgtgtaaatcaaaaaccaagcaaaatttgaagttaagttcaaaagcaaagttgtagatcttgtcaagatgtacaactttggtgttttgagtttttgaagtttcagtacaaaattcaaagtaattttgaaaatacagatttccggaaagtgtccccttttcaaacttaaatctccaattcaaaatctgtttggaattttgaaaaatagttaacatgaaagttgtagggcttgaaaagttgaacaactttcatgttggaagtttttcaagttgttatgcaaaatcaaaagtaattttagaaattctgttttgccccaattcaaaaatttggaattaaacttgaatttcaaactgtttggccaatttAGCTATTTTTCCACTCAGTTTTGGCTCTGGTCaccaaaagatgttttgtagctcacaaaattttgtacaacttttattttggcaaATTTTTGACTTTTATTCAAAGTTTGGTCAATTTTtcacaaaaaaacaaaagagaGGAGATAAGGGAGAGCTACAGTGATCCAAGGGGATCACGAGCTCGTCCACCGCGGTTGCAGGGCGGGCAGGCGCCGCTCTCGCGCGCGCTGCCACGCaccggccacgcagctgcttggctgcgcgGAGCCGCCGTGAAGTGGACACGACCCCGACGTACTCATCCCTTCTCCTCGATGTTTCCCCTGAGCGGCCGTTTTGTTTTCTTCTcctcacccaactccggcgaccCCTCTGCGCCTTCAAATTTCGCCTCGGTTGATCCCTTTCCATCTTCCTCGAGCACTCTACTAGCTTCGCCAAGTCCTTAGCCATCGATTGCGCCCCTGAGCGCAAGCTCTACCTTTCTACAACTCCGCACCGACCCGTTCTTCCCCAAACCCGGCCGGAGCTCCGCCGCGAGCGCCTCACCGTGGGCAGCGTCACCCAGAGCTTCTCCGCCTCTACTTCTTGCTCCTTTGGGATCGCGGTGAGCTACTGATGCTCTTACGCTGCTCAGCTCGCGTTCTACTCAAGTGTGGTGATCGGTGTTCGTTTGGCCGGGGTGGCCGTCCGCCGCGTCCATGGCCGTGGCAGCTAGGGTAGGGGAGAGCGGGTGTAAAGGAGGTCTACGGGTGCGCAAGGAACTGGGGGAGCTAGCGCACCCTGCTGCGGaagccgggagctcaccggtgttgagctggagctcgccggagtggagGCGGGAGGAGGGAGAAGcttctgacgagcgggacccgcccgtcagtggctgCAGGAGAGGGGCAGCGCCCGCGCGCGACGCGGGAAGGCTTccgggccgacttgggccgtgcCCAAGCGGGCCGCCTACGCAACAgtgctgtttttctttttctttttgtttgaaaatgattgatgtttgaatttgtgctataaattgtgtagtgatccaaaaatgatgaaaatttttgtatagattcCATAAGATGAGaagaacacaggaaaaatattaggttctatTTTCTGATAGTTTGCATGTGTATTTAAATTGCCTTtgtttattaatgaataaaccttccatgatttttagtaaattatgggtatatccaaaaatcatgaaatttaatatgtgagcTTGTGTTAATGTTATTTAGCTTCATGATtaatttcagctctgtttgatcaagtatgctctgtttcttgataaagctatttaaaatgcttataaaagaaatagaaataattaatccctttaggatttgggtgatattttggattgtttgacaaccatggttacttagcatgatatgctccctggttatggtttattttcatataaataatctttatgGTATGATAGATTCACAATTATTgcttaataaaaataataaagtttGTTTAGTAGCGATTTATGCTTTGATAGCTAGCTTTGtttgtttctttaccatgaaggtaaattgtactcgagaTAGTCGTGTTTATTgttgtcatccaagaacatgtaacctgtctttatcatgccatgagtatatcataatcatgcatatgcacttttacgtatagaatacgctccggaagaatcagatcctcagtgggtttcttccgagtttgtggatccttcgggtGTTGTTGAATTGCCGAACGTCCCCTccgaccaaggcaagccccggacattaaaccctatccttgtattttcataaagttatttatatcacttgagttaatatgatgcattaggtgaataggagttgagtgaatcctatttgctgcattatctaccttgatgattttcatattaaccttgatacctgttttatgaaaatacttagtatgcttagtcctgcttattagataagttttcaaatgagaaagtttgaagggttgttgtggaatacttttaaggTCAGTAatgttcaacttgagaccggtcggtggacttgctttaagaatggagtcttaaagtagtgtctccaactgtgtcgattaaggaccgtaccgttgattggcctgttgtgattgagacctttgagtacagcccacatgcgctggtaagccttacctatagctattccgatacttgagaacggctaaccgcgtactgggagtggaaag from Sorghum bicolor cultivar BTx623 chromosome 8, Sorghum_bicolor_NCBIv3, whole genome shotgun sequence encodes:
- the LOC8066306 gene encoding leiomodin-2 produces the protein MGQALRRASGRVRPPPPSPSPPARQPQPPPPPPRASPAAAGGATQDRLDAPSVDDVTTPTKNVHGVLAERDPSYDEMLKHMVGRITTKPGGKPEMGEASVVQQYNRPLPKVRTSKAEPGQSGGRQLPSGALNVQHIQEIIQLYQGKSTNHQGPMSVDDIALRFRVEASVVQNIVQFVSLPQDETVKKKEDH